From the genome of Streptomyces sp. V1I1, one region includes:
- the thyX gene encoding FAD-dependent thymidylate synthase, whose product MPDTPIETATPSFRGDVTVELVKHTAADSDVLWAARVSTAGEQSLEELHKDPERSKGLINYLMRDRHGSPFEHNSMTFFISAPIFVFREFMRHRVGWSYNEESGRYRELQPVFYVPGQDRKLVQEGRPGKYVFIDGSPEQHKVVSEAMIDSYRRSYETYQEMLAAGIAREVARAVLPVGLFSSMYATCNARSLMHFLGLRTQHELAKIESFPQREIEMVGEKMEQHWAKLMPLTYAAFNANGRVAP is encoded by the coding sequence GTGCCCGACACCCCCATCGAGACAGCCACGCCGAGCTTCCGCGGCGATGTCACCGTCGAACTGGTGAAGCACACCGCCGCCGACTCCGACGTGCTGTGGGCCGCCCGAGTCTCCACGGCAGGCGAGCAGTCTCTGGAGGAGCTCCACAAGGACCCCGAGCGCTCCAAGGGGCTCATCAACTACCTGATGCGCGACCGCCACGGCAGCCCCTTCGAGCACAACTCGATGACTTTCTTCATCAGCGCCCCGATCTTCGTCTTCCGCGAGTTCATGCGGCACCGGGTCGGCTGGTCCTACAACGAGGAGTCCGGCCGCTACCGCGAGCTGCAGCCGGTCTTCTACGTCCCGGGCCAGGACCGCAAGCTGGTCCAGGAGGGCCGCCCCGGCAAGTACGTCTTCATCGACGGCTCCCCGGAGCAGCACAAGGTCGTGTCCGAAGCCATGATCGACTCGTATCGTCGCTCGTACGAGACGTACCAGGAGATGCTGGCCGCGGGCATCGCCCGCGAGGTCGCCCGCGCCGTCCTCCCCGTCGGCCTGTTCTCCTCCATGTACGCGACCTGCAACGCCCGTTCACTGATGCACTTCCTCGGCCTGCGCACCCAGCATGAGCTGGCGAAGATCGAGTCCTTCCCGCAGCGGGAGATCGAAATGGTCGGCGAGAAGATGGAGCAGCACTGGGCGAAGCTCATGCCGCTCACGTACGCCGCCTTCAATGCGAACGGCCGTGTGGCTCCGTAG
- the eccCa gene encoding type VII secretion protein EccCa, with the protein MSQIVVKRPPRALPSEVPGEHVQLQPPPELPRGQQEGALMQLLPMLGMGGSVVFFFMTPNPIMRIMGMVMIASTVAMAIAMLVRYRRGTQGQLADLRRDYLKYLTQTRRTVLRTARLQRDAQYYLHPSPEQLWALVAEGSRVWERRVGDDDFGQVRIGLGSQQLATPLIAPDTAPVDELEPLTAGAMRQFLSAHSTLDGLPMAVSLRAFYHLTVSGEPDSVRSTARAMIGSLASLHSPEDLVIAVAADHQAAPHWEWAKWLPHAQATGPADGAGSRRLIAADFRDLEDMLAGRLEGRPRFQGSAHPLLDQPHVVVVLDGQSVPSASAFAAAEGLQGVTIIEVVPGEVTGARGGLSVVVHPESLQLESGHGLVYDGAPDRLSIEAAEALARQLAPLQVATGGDDDEPLLANLDFTDLLNLGDAASVDVARTWRPRSQSERLRVPIGVGEDGAPVMLDLKEAAQEGMGPHGLCVGATGSGKSELLRTLVLGLAVTHSSETLNFVLADFKGGATFAGMSQMPHVAAVITNLADDLTLVDRMGDSIRGELNRRQEMLRDAGNYANIHDYEKARAAGAPLQPVPSLVIVIDEFSELLTAMPDFIEMFVQIGRIGRSLGVHLLLASQRLEEGRLRGLETYLSYRVGLRTFSAAESRAAIGVPDAYTLPNVPGSGFLKYGTDEMVRFKAAYVSGVYRTNQHAAVPGGPLPVDRRPVPFTAAPVPVRYVEPTAQPRIPDARTQEDDALADSVLDVIVRRLEGRGAEAHQVWLPPLDNPPPLDEILPGLAEVEGRGLTQPGFEGAGKLVVPLGVVDKPFEQRRDPLYRDFSGAAGHMQIVGGPQSGKSTLLRTLIAAFALTHTPQEVQFYGLDFGGGGLSSIAGLPHVGGVASRLDPERVRRTVAEVYGIMARREEYFRSAGIDSIATFRRLRARGDISMMEQPWGDVFLVIDGWGNFRTDYEGLEQAVLDVAARGLGYGIHVVLTASRSMEVRANLKDHLMNRLELRLGDTMDSELDRKAAVNVPAGVPGRGLTPEKLHFMAAVPRIDSINSDSDLSEATAAMAQEVTRHWTAPGAPAVRLLPRELPVENLPAGFAHPERGVSFAIDENNLEPVFVNFERDPFLLVFGESESGKSNLLRLLIKQLSERYDGNACKLFVIDNRRALLDATPATHLAEYVPMSNNMDHHVDALADLMQRRTPSADVTAQQLRDRSWWRGPSVFVVVDDYELVSTSSGNPLGKLTEMLPFARDVGVRFIIARNSAGASRAAYEPFMQRMMELGAQGVLLSGDPQEGDVLGGARMRPMPAGRGIFVSRQRGNPLVQTGLMPTELH; encoded by the coding sequence GTGAGTCAGATCGTCGTCAAGCGCCCACCACGGGCCCTGCCTTCCGAGGTACCCGGCGAGCACGTGCAGCTGCAACCCCCGCCCGAACTGCCCAGAGGGCAGCAGGAGGGCGCGCTGATGCAGTTGCTGCCGATGCTGGGCATGGGCGGTTCGGTCGTCTTCTTCTTCATGACCCCGAATCCGATCATGCGGATCATGGGCATGGTGATGATCGCGTCGACGGTCGCGATGGCGATCGCGATGCTGGTCCGCTACCGGCGGGGTACACAGGGGCAGCTTGCCGATCTTCGCCGTGACTACCTGAAGTACCTGACGCAGACGCGGCGCACGGTGCTGCGGACCGCGCGGCTTCAGCGCGATGCGCAGTACTACCTGCACCCGTCGCCCGAGCAGTTGTGGGCGCTCGTCGCCGAGGGCAGCCGGGTGTGGGAGAGGCGCGTCGGCGACGACGACTTCGGGCAGGTGCGCATCGGTCTGGGTAGCCAGCAGCTCGCCACCCCCCTCATCGCACCTGACACTGCACCCGTCGACGAGCTGGAGCCGCTCACCGCGGGCGCGATGCGGCAGTTCCTGTCGGCGCACAGCACTCTGGACGGCCTGCCCATGGCCGTGTCGCTGCGGGCCTTCTACCACCTGACGGTGAGCGGCGAGCCCGACTCCGTACGCTCCACCGCCCGCGCGATGATCGGCTCGCTGGCCTCCCTTCATTCGCCCGAGGACCTGGTCATCGCCGTCGCCGCCGACCATCAGGCCGCGCCGCACTGGGAGTGGGCGAAGTGGCTGCCGCACGCCCAGGCCACCGGCCCCGCCGATGGCGCGGGCAGCCGTCGCCTCATCGCCGCGGACTTCCGTGACCTGGAGGACATGCTCGCGGGCCGCCTCGAGGGCCGGCCCCGCTTCCAGGGCAGCGCTCACCCGCTGCTGGACCAGCCGCATGTCGTCGTCGTGCTCGACGGCCAGTCCGTACCTTCCGCGTCCGCGTTCGCCGCTGCCGAGGGACTGCAGGGCGTGACGATCATCGAGGTCGTCCCCGGTGAGGTGACCGGGGCGCGTGGCGGGCTGTCGGTCGTGGTGCACCCCGAATCCCTGCAACTGGAGTCGGGACACGGGCTGGTGTACGACGGGGCTCCCGACCGGCTCAGCATCGAGGCCGCCGAGGCGCTCGCCCGCCAGCTCGCGCCGCTGCAGGTGGCCACCGGCGGTGACGACGACGAACCGCTGCTGGCCAACCTCGACTTCACGGATCTGCTGAATCTCGGTGACGCGGCGTCCGTGGACGTCGCGCGCACCTGGCGGCCCCGGTCCCAGTCGGAACGGCTGCGCGTCCCGATCGGCGTGGGCGAGGACGGCGCCCCGGTGATGCTGGACCTCAAGGAGGCTGCGCAGGAGGGCATGGGTCCGCACGGCCTGTGCGTAGGCGCGACCGGTTCCGGAAAGTCCGAGCTGCTGCGGACGCTGGTGCTGGGCCTCGCGGTCACCCACTCGTCGGAAACGCTCAACTTCGTCCTCGCGGACTTCAAGGGTGGCGCGACCTTCGCCGGTATGTCGCAAATGCCGCACGTCGCCGCGGTGATCACCAACCTCGCGGACGACCTGACACTGGTGGACCGCATGGGCGACTCCATCCGCGGTGAGCTCAACCGCCGCCAGGAGATGCTGCGCGACGCGGGCAACTACGCCAACATCCACGACTACGAGAAGGCGCGTGCCGCGGGAGCCCCGCTCCAGCCGGTCCCCTCGCTCGTCATCGTCATCGACGAGTTCAGCGAACTCCTCACCGCCATGCCGGACTTCATCGAGATGTTCGTCCAGATCGGCCGTATCGGACGGTCGCTCGGCGTCCATCTGCTGCTGGCCTCACAGCGGTTGGAGGAGGGGAGGCTGCGCGGTCTGGAGACGTACCTGTCGTACCGCGTCGGTCTGCGTACCTTCTCCGCGGCCGAGTCCCGCGCCGCGATCGGTGTGCCCGACGCGTACACCCTGCCGAACGTCCCCGGTTCGGGCTTCCTGAAGTACGGCACCGACGAGATGGTCCGCTTCAAGGCGGCGTACGTCTCGGGCGTGTACCGCACGAACCAGCACGCCGCCGTGCCCGGAGGCCCGCTCCCCGTCGACCGGCGGCCCGTCCCGTTCACCGCGGCCCCGGTCCCCGTCCGCTACGTCGAACCGACCGCGCAGCCGCGCATCCCCGACGCGCGGACGCAGGAGGACGACGCTCTGGCCGACTCCGTCCTCGACGTCATCGTGCGCCGACTGGAAGGCCGCGGCGCCGAGGCCCACCAGGTGTGGCTGCCGCCGCTGGACAACCCGCCGCCGCTGGACGAGATCCTGCCGGGTCTCGCCGAAGTGGAGGGACGCGGACTGACGCAGCCGGGATTCGAGGGCGCGGGCAAGCTCGTCGTCCCGCTGGGCGTCGTCGACAAGCCGTTCGAGCAGCGCCGCGACCCCCTCTACCGGGACTTCTCCGGGGCGGCGGGCCATATGCAGATCGTCGGTGGCCCGCAGTCGGGCAAGTCGACGTTGCTGCGGACGCTCATCGCAGCCTTCGCATTGACGCATACGCCCCAGGAAGTGCAGTTCTACGGCCTCGACTTCGGTGGCGGCGGCCTGTCCTCGATCGCCGGCCTGCCGCATGTCGGCGGGGTCGCTTCGCGCCTGGATCCGGAGCGCGTGCGGCGTACGGTCGCCGAGGTGTACGGCATCATGGCGCGGCGCGAGGAGTACTTCCGCAGTGCAGGCATCGACTCCATCGCCACCTTCCGCAGGCTGCGGGCGCGCGGCGACATTTCGATGATGGAGCAGCCGTGGGGCGACGTGTTCCTGGTCATCGACGGCTGGGGCAACTTCCGTACGGACTACGAGGGCCTGGAGCAGGCTGTCCTGGACGTCGCGGCGCGCGGCCTGGGCTACGGCATCCATGTCGTCCTCACCGCCTCGCGCTCGATGGAGGTCCGCGCCAATCTCAAGGACCACCTGATGAACCGGCTGGAGCTGCGGCTCGGCGACACCATGGACTCCGAGCTGGACCGCAAGGCTGCCGTCAACGTCCCGGCGGGCGTGCCAGGGCGCGGTCTCACCCCGGAGAAGCTGCACTTCATGGCGGCCGTGCCGCGGATCGACAGCATCAACTCCGACAGCGACCTGTCGGAGGCCACGGCCGCCATGGCCCAGGAAGTCACCCGGCACTGGACCGCGCCGGGAGCCCCGGCAGTGCGGCTGCTGCCGCGCGAACTTCCGGTGGAGAACCTGCCAGCAGGCTTTGCACACCCGGAGCGCGGTGTCTCCTTCGCGATCGACGAGAACAACCTGGAACCGGTCTTCGTCAACTTCGAGCGCGACCCGTTCCTCCTGGTGTTCGGCGAGAGCGAGTCCGGCAAGTCCAATCTGCTGCGGTTGCTCATCAAGCAGTTGAGCGAGCGGTACGACGGCAATGCCTGCAAGCTCTTCGTGATCGACAACCGCCGCGCGCTGCTGGACGCGACTCCGGCCACCCACTTGGCGGAGTACGTCCCCATGTCCAACAACATGGACCATCACGTGGACGCTCTGGCGGATCTGATGCAGCGCCGTACGCCGTCGGCCGATGTGACGGCCCAGCAGCTACGGGACCGCAGTTGGTGGCGAGGCCCGTCGGTGTTCGTCGTGGTCGACGACTACGAACTGGTGTCGACGTCGAGCGGCAACCCACTGGGCAAGCTCACGGAAATGCTGCCCTTCGCACGGGACGTGGGCGTCCGCTTCATCATCGCCCGTAACTCGGCAGGAGCGAGCAGGGCCGCATACGAGCCGTTCATGCAGCGCATGATGGAGCTCGGCGCGCAGGGTGTGCTGCTCTCCGGCGACCCACAGGAGGGCGACGTCCTCGGCGGTGCCCGGATGCGCCCGATGCCGGCGGGACGGGGCATTTTCGTCTCACGGCAGCGCGGCAACCCGCTGGTTCAGACCGGCCTCATGCCGACGGAGCTCCACTGA
- a CDS encoding polyribonucleotide nucleotidyltransferase, protein MENETHYAEAVIDNGSFGTRTIRFETGRLARQAAGSAVAYLDDDTMVLSATTASKKPKDQLDFFPLTVDVEERMYAAGKIPGSFFRREGRPSEDAILTCRLIDRPLRPSFKKGLRNEIQIVETIMALNPDHLYDVVAINAASCSTQLAGLPFSGPIGGTRVALIKGQWVAFPTHTELEDAVFDMVVAGRVLEDGDVAIMMVEAEATEKTIELVKGGAEAPTEELVAAGLEAAKPFIKALCKAQSDLAAKAAKPTGEFPVFLDYQDDVLEALTAAVKGELAQALTIAGKQERETELDRIKEVAAEKLLPQFEGREKEISGAYRALTKKLVRERVIKDKVRIDGRGVTDIRTLAAEVEAIPRVHGSALFERGETQILGVTTLNMLRMEQQLDTLSPVTRKRYMHNYNFPPYSVGETGRVGSPKRREIGHGALAERAIVPVLPTREEFPYAIRQVSEALGSNGSTSMGSVCASTMSLLNAGVPLKAPVAGIAMGLISEEIDGQTHYVALTDILGAEDAFGDMDFKVAGTKTFVTALQLDTKLDGIPASVLAAALKQARDARLHILDVMNEAIDVPDEMSPNAPRIITVKIPVDKIGEVIGPKGKMINQIQEDTGADITIEDDGTIYIGAQQGSQAEAARATINSIANPTMPEVGERYLGTVVKTTTFGAFVSLMPGKDGLLHISQIRKLAGGKRVENVEDVLAVGSKVQVEIAEIDSRGKLSLIPVIEGEEGDDQKDDTDK, encoded by the coding sequence GTGGAGAACGAGACCCACTACGCCGAGGCCGTCATTGACAACGGTTCCTTCGGCACCCGCACCATCCGCTTCGAGACGGGCCGACTGGCTCGTCAGGCCGCCGGCTCCGCCGTCGCCTACCTGGACGACGACACCATGGTGCTGTCGGCCACCACCGCTTCCAAGAAGCCCAAGGACCAGCTCGACTTCTTCCCCCTGACGGTGGACGTCGAGGAGCGGATGTACGCAGCCGGAAAGATCCCCGGCTCCTTCTTCCGTCGTGAGGGTCGGCCCTCCGAGGACGCGATCCTCACCTGCCGCCTGATCGACCGCCCGCTGCGCCCCTCCTTCAAGAAGGGCCTGCGCAACGAGATCCAGATCGTCGAGACGATCATGGCGCTCAACCCCGACCACCTGTACGACGTGGTCGCGATCAACGCCGCCTCCTGCTCCACGCAGCTGGCCGGCCTGCCCTTCTCCGGCCCGATCGGCGGCACCCGTGTCGCCCTGATCAAGGGCCAGTGGGTCGCCTTCCCGACGCACACCGAGCTCGAGGACGCCGTCTTCGACATGGTGGTCGCCGGTCGCGTCCTGGAGGACGGCGACGTCGCGATCATGATGGTCGAGGCCGAGGCCACCGAGAAGACCATCGAGCTCGTCAAGGGCGGCGCCGAGGCGCCGACCGAGGAGCTCGTCGCTGCCGGTCTCGAGGCCGCGAAGCCCTTCATCAAGGCGCTGTGCAAGGCCCAGTCGGACCTCGCCGCCAAGGCCGCCAAGCCCACCGGCGAGTTCCCGGTCTTCCTCGACTACCAGGACGACGTCCTGGAGGCGCTGACCGCGGCCGTCAAGGGCGAGCTCGCGCAGGCGCTCACCATCGCCGGCAAGCAGGAGCGCGAGACCGAGCTGGACCGCATCAAGGAGGTCGCCGCCGAGAAGCTGCTCCCGCAGTTCGAGGGCCGCGAGAAGGAGATCTCCGGTGCCTACCGCGCGCTGACCAAGAAGCTGGTCCGCGAGCGCGTCATCAAGGACAAGGTCCGCATCGACGGCCGTGGCGTCACGGACATCCGTACGCTCGCCGCCGAGGTCGAGGCCATCCCGCGCGTGCACGGCTCGGCGCTGTTCGAGCGTGGCGAGACCCAGATCCTGGGCGTCACCACCCTGAACATGCTCCGTATGGAGCAGCAGCTGGACACCCTTTCCCCGGTGACCCGCAAGCGCTACATGCACAACTACAACTTCCCGCCGTACTCCGTCGGTGAGACCGGCCGCGTCGGTTCGCCGAAGCGCCGCGAGATCGGCCACGGCGCGCTCGCCGAGCGCGCCATCGTGCCGGTGCTGCCGACGCGCGAGGAGTTCCCGTACGCCATCCGCCAGGTCTCCGAGGCGCTCGGCTCCAACGGCTCCACGTCCATGGGCTCGGTCTGCGCCTCCACCATGTCGCTGCTGAACGCCGGTGTGCCGCTCAAGGCCCCCGTCGCCGGTATCGCCATGGGTCTGATCTCCGAGGAGATCGACGGCCAGACGCACTACGTCGCCCTCACCGACATCCTCGGTGCGGAAGACGCCTTCGGTGACATGGACTTCAAGGTCGCCGGTACGAAGACCTTCGTCACCGCGCTCCAGCTCGACACCAAGCTCGACGGCATCCCCGCCTCGGTCCTGGCCGCCGCGCTGAAGCAGGCCCGCGACGCCCGCCTCCACATCCTCGATGTGATGAACGAGGCCATCGACGTCCCGGACGAGATGTCCCCGAACGCCCCGCGGATCATCACCGTCAAGATCCCGGTGGACAAGATCGGTGAGGTCATCGGCCCCAAGGGCAAGATGATCAACCAGATCCAGGAGGACACCGGCGCCGATATCACGATCGAGGACGACGGCACCATCTACATCGGTGCCCAGCAGGGCTCGCAGGCCGAGGCCGCCCGCGCCACGATCAACTCGATCGCCAACCCGACCATGCCGGAGGTCGGCGAGCGCTACCTGGGTACGGTCGTCAAGACCACCACCTTCGGTGCCTTCGTCTCCCTGATGCCCGGCAAGGACGGTCTGCTGCACATCTCGCAGATCCGCAAGCTCGCCGGTGGCAAGCGCGTGGAGAACGTCGAGGACGTGCTCGCGGTCGGCTCCAAGGTCCAGGTCGAGATCGCCGAGATCGACTCCCGCGGCAAGCTCTCCCTCATCCCGGTCATCGAGGGTGAAGAGGGCGACGACCAGAAGGACGACACCGACAAGTGA
- the dapB gene encoding 4-hydroxy-tetrahydrodipicolinate reductase, with product MSKLRVAVLGANGRIGSEAVRAVETADDMELVAALGRGDKLEALVDAGAQVVVELTTPASVMGNLDFCVRHGIHAVVGTTGWTDERLAQLNTSLAASPQTGVLIAPNFSIGAVLTMKFAQQAARYFESVEVVELHHPNKADAPSGTATRTAQLIAAARAEAGCAPQPDATVTALDGARGADVDGVPVHAIRLRGLLAHQEVLLGGEGETLTIRHDSLHHSSFMPGILLGVRRVVSTPGLTFGLEHFLDLG from the coding sequence ATGAGCAAGCTGCGCGTGGCCGTTCTCGGCGCCAATGGCCGTATCGGCTCGGAAGCGGTACGAGCCGTCGAAACCGCCGACGACATGGAACTGGTCGCGGCCCTCGGCCGGGGCGACAAGCTGGAAGCCCTCGTGGACGCCGGCGCCCAGGTCGTGGTCGAACTGACCACCCCGGCCTCGGTGATGGGCAATCTCGACTTCTGCGTACGCCACGGCATTCACGCGGTTGTCGGCACCACCGGCTGGACCGACGAACGCCTCGCGCAGCTGAACACCTCGCTCGCCGCATCCCCACAGACCGGTGTGCTCATCGCGCCGAACTTCTCCATCGGCGCGGTCCTCACCATGAAGTTCGCGCAGCAGGCGGCGCGTTACTTCGAGTCTGTCGAGGTCGTGGAACTGCACCACCCGAACAAGGCCGACGCGCCCTCCGGTACCGCCACCCGCACCGCCCAACTCATCGCGGCGGCCCGCGCGGAGGCGGGCTGCGCCCCCCAGCCCGACGCCACCGTCACCGCTCTGGACGGCGCCCGCGGCGCCGACGTGGACGGTGTCCCGGTGCACGCCATCCGCCTGCGCGGCCTGCTCGCCCACCAGGAAGTCCTGCTCGGCGGCGAGGGCGAGACGCTCACGATCAGGCACGACTCCCTGCACCACAGCAGCTTCATGCCGGGCATTCTGCTCGGCGTCCGCCGCGTGGTGTCCACCCCAGGCCTCACCTTCGGCCTGGAACACTTCCTCGACCTGGGCTGA
- the eccD gene encoding type VII secretion integral membrane protein EccD, whose translation MTASAVAAGTGQPGPATPSSSGTGFCRVTVVAPDGRVDVALPEDIPVADLYPEVLRLSGQSPAPGAPVGYHLVRRDGTVLDGARSLAAQRILDGELLSLRPFAESLPPAVFDDVSDAVASAVARDRTLWTDDLMRGAGLFGGSILLVLLAFVLWTSDPRHDMHGLPGILAAVTGVLLLALAGVRARVYADRGSAVALGVGAMANAAVAGAGLLPVADGQGVGKLQVLLACAAVLVWSVILTIVAPGGDGPFVAFVFAASVGLLVTFVAILTKLQPAETAAVCAPLAVGALAFLPGLSTRFARLPIGFEPPRTAVGGYGAEPEHQGLVDAERIAAQARRGHELLVGLVGGCALVAVGASAVLGFSDNVWGQLLALATGVAMLMRAHLFRYTAQVGCALSAGLGALVLLGLGLCLNPPTALIRDALRGDGTGLDIRTIWLTAAVAAVAALITAIGLIVPRAGVTPFWGRFLEIAETFVLLTLVPLCLAVFDVYHSIRALTS comes from the coding sequence ATGACGGCCTCAGCGGTGGCCGCGGGAACCGGTCAGCCCGGTCCTGCGACGCCGTCCAGCAGCGGCACCGGTTTCTGCCGGGTGACGGTCGTCGCCCCCGACGGTCGCGTTGACGTGGCACTGCCCGAGGACATCCCCGTGGCGGACCTCTACCCGGAGGTCCTGCGCCTGTCCGGTCAGAGCCCCGCGCCCGGCGCTCCGGTGGGCTACCACCTCGTGCGACGCGACGGGACCGTGCTCGACGGCGCCCGCTCCCTGGCCGCCCAGCGCATCCTCGACGGTGAGCTGCTGTCGTTGCGGCCCTTCGCCGAGTCGCTGCCCCCGGCGGTCTTCGACGACGTCTCGGACGCCGTGGCGTCCGCCGTTGCCCGCGACCGCACGCTGTGGACCGACGACCTGATGCGCGGCGCCGGGCTCTTCGGTGGGTCGATCCTGCTGGTCCTGCTCGCCTTCGTGCTGTGGACGTCGGACCCGCGGCACGACATGCACGGCCTTCCGGGCATCCTCGCCGCCGTCACGGGCGTACTGCTGCTCGCGCTCGCCGGCGTGCGTGCCCGGGTGTACGCCGACCGGGGCTCGGCCGTCGCCCTCGGCGTGGGTGCAATGGCGAACGCGGCCGTCGCCGGCGCCGGACTGCTGCCCGTGGCGGACGGGCAGGGGGTCGGCAAGCTCCAGGTCCTGCTCGCCTGCGCCGCCGTCCTGGTGTGGTCGGTGATTCTCACGATCGTCGCCCCCGGCGGCGACGGTCCCTTCGTCGCCTTCGTCTTCGCCGCCTCGGTGGGTCTGCTGGTGACCTTCGTGGCCATCCTGACCAAGCTCCAGCCCGCCGAGACCGCCGCGGTCTGCGCCCCGCTGGCGGTGGGCGCCCTGGCCTTCCTGCCCGGCCTCTCCACCCGCTTCGCCCGCCTCCCCATCGGCTTCGAGCCGCCCCGCACCGCCGTCGGCGGCTACGGCGCCGAACCCGAGCACCAGGGGCTCGTCGACGCCGAGCGCATCGCCGCCCAGGCGCGCCGCGGCCACGAGCTGCTCGTCGGTCTGGTCGGCGGCTGCGCACTGGTGGCTGTGGGAGCCTCCGCCGTCCTCGGCTTCTCCGACAATGTGTGGGGCCAGCTGCTGGCGCTCGCCACCGGCGTCGCCATGCTGATGCGCGCCCACCTCTTCCGCTACACGGCCCAGGTGGGCTGCGCCCTCTCGGCCGGACTGGGCGCACTCGTGCTGCTCGGGCTCGGGCTGTGCCTGAACCCGCCCACGGCGCTGATCCGCGACGCCCTGCGGGGCGACGGCACCGGGCTCGACATCCGTACGATCTGGCTCACTGCCGCTGTCGCCGCCGTCGCCGCCCTGATCACCGCGATCGGCCTGATCGTGCCCCGCGCGGGGGTCACCCCCTTCTGGGGCCGCTTCCTGGAGATCGCCGAGACATTCGTGCTGCTCACGCTCGTACCGCTGTGCCTGGCGGTGTTCGACGTCTACCACTCCATCCGGGCGCTGACCTCCTAG
- the rpsO gene encoding 30S ribosomal protein S15: MSLDAATKKQIMSEFGTKEGDTGSPEVQVAMLSRRISDLTEHLKTHKHDHHSRRGLLILVGQRRRLLQYLAKKDIQRFRALVDRLGIRRGAAGGAK; the protein is encoded by the coding sequence GTGTCTCTCGACGCCGCTACGAAGAAGCAGATCATGTCCGAGTTCGGCACCAAGGAGGGCGACACCGGCTCCCCCGAGGTCCAGGTCGCGATGCTTTCCCGCCGTATCTCGGACCTGACCGAGCACCTCAAGACCCACAAGCACGACCACCACTCCCGCCGTGGTCTGCTGATCCTGGTGGGCCAGCGCCGCCGCCTGCTGCAGTACCTGGCCAAGAAGGACATCCAGCGCTTCCGTGCGCTGGTCGACCGCCTCGGCATCCGCCGCGGTGCGGCCGGCGGTGCCAAGTAA
- a CDS encoding pitrilysin family protein, whose product MTSRSSRTTARTSSEARAVARTQTLLKGENGIGTVRRTVLPGGLRVVTETLPSVRSATFGIWANVGSRDETPSLNGATHYLEHLLFKGTHKRSALDISSALDAVGGEMNAFTAKEYTCYYARVLDTDLPLAIDVVCDMLTGSLILQEDVDAERGVILEEIAMTEDDPGDCVHDLFAHTMLGDTPLGRPVLGTVDTINALTADRIRRFYKKHYDPTHLVVAAAGNVDHATVVRQVRKAFEKAGALTRTDAAPTPPRDGSRSIRTAGRVELLNRKTEQAHVVLGTPGLARTDERRWALGVLNTALGGGMSSRLFQEVREKRGLAYSVYSYTSGFADTGLFGVYAGCRPSQVHDVLKICRDELDRVASDGLSDEEIGRAVGQLSGSTVLGLEDTGALMNRIGKSELCWGAQMSVDDMLARIAAVTPDEVRAVAGEVLGHRPSLSVIGPLKDKQADRLHEAVS is encoded by the coding sequence GTGACGTCCCGTAGTTCCAGGACGACGGCCCGCACCTCTTCGGAGGCGCGGGCCGTCGCCCGTACCCAAACGCTTCTCAAGGGCGAGAACGGCATCGGCACGGTCCGCCGCACCGTCCTTCCCGGCGGCCTCCGCGTCGTCACCGAGACCTTGCCGTCCGTACGCTCCGCCACCTTCGGGATCTGGGCGAACGTCGGCTCCCGCGACGAGACGCCGTCCCTGAACGGCGCCACTCACTACCTCGAGCACCTCCTGTTCAAGGGCACGCACAAGCGCTCCGCCCTCGACATCTCCTCCGCCCTCGACGCCGTCGGCGGCGAGATGAACGCCTTCACGGCGAAGGAGTACACCTGCTACTACGCGCGGGTGCTCGACACCGACCTGCCGCTCGCCATCGACGTGGTCTGCGACATGCTCACCGGCTCGCTGATTCTGCAGGAGGACGTCGACGCCGAGCGCGGCGTCATCCTCGAAGAGATCGCGATGACCGAGGACGACCCGGGCGACTGTGTGCACGATCTGTTCGCGCACACCATGCTCGGCGACACCCCTCTCGGCCGCCCGGTCCTCGGCACTGTCGACACCATCAACGCGCTGACCGCCGACCGCATCCGGCGCTTCTACAAGAAGCACTACGACCCGACGCATCTGGTCGTCGCCGCCGCGGGCAACGTCGATCACGCCACGGTCGTACGCCAGGTCCGCAAGGCCTTCGAGAAGGCCGGTGCCCTGACTCGTACGGACGCGGCCCCGACCCCTCCCCGCGACGGTTCGCGGAGCATCCGCACCGCGGGCCGTGTCGAGCTGCTGAACCGCAAGACCGAGCAGGCCCATGTCGTCCTCGGCACGCCGGGACTGGCCCGCACCGACGAGCGCCGCTGGGCGCTGGGCGTGCTCAACACCGCCCTCGGCGGAGGCATGTCCTCGCGCCTGTTCCAGGAGGTGCGGGAGAAGCGGGGCCTCGCCTACAGCGTGTACTCGTACACCTCGGGCTTCGCCGACACCGGCCTCTTCGGCGTCTACGCGGGCTGCCGCCCCAGCCAGGTCCACGACGTCCTGAAGATCTGCCGCGACGAGCTCGACCGGGTCGCCTCGGACGGTCTGTCGGACGAGGAGATCGGCCGCGCCGTGGGCCAGCTCTCCGGCTCCACCGTGCTGGGCCTGGAGGACACCGGCGCGCTGATGAACCGGATCGGCAAGAGCGAACTGTGCTGGGGAGCGCAAATGTCGGTCGACGACATGCTCGCCCGGATAGCCGCCGTCACCCCCGACGAGGTACGCGCGGTGGCCGGCGAGGTGCTGGGACACCGTCCCTCACTGTCGGTGATCGGCCCGCTCAAGGACAAGCAGGCGGACCGCCTCCACGAAGCGGTCTCCTAG